The following nucleotide sequence is from Leishmania mexicana MHOM/GT/2001/U1103 complete genome, chromosome 24.
ATCTTTGTGCGCATCGCGCAGATCATGGGCAGCATGGACCGGTAAGCGCCCGTTTACATTGCAAGAACCATACGCGTCAATGCAGGACGatcacgtgcgtgtgcgggcaCAAGGACAAGAAACAGCAGAAGCCGAGGAAGGCGCTGTCGCAGCCAAGTACACCTATACACACGCCCACGAACGACAAGATGCTGTGCATGCCACGCCACTCCAACTTGTCTGTGCGCTTTGATATCTGTGCCTGAACGGTGAGCACGAGGCGCGCGTGTAGGGATGATGTGTATTAGGCGCCGGGGCGCCCACAGCTGGTACCGACTCCGAAAGGGATTTAGGGAGGCAGGACACGTCTTTCGTACGGCACGAGATAGTTGCTTAAGGGTCTAATTCTTTTTACTTTCCTGGGGTGCCCATTGAGCGGAACACTGAGCGcatcctcccctcccctcgcctcctactgcgccccctcccccctcccttcgcATCGCTCCCATCTGCCTTCGTCCTGCGTGTCTACTGGCAGTCGTCCCCAGtcatcctccccctctcttgctgcaTGCCAGTGACGTGGGAGAGGCTGTGGACGGGACATTATCTTCCACATGAATGAGCTTTATCgaacgcctcctccccccccccgcccacgCCACCCACGTTCGTCCCACCCCGTCATCCTTTTATCTGTCttaggtgtgtgcgtgtgtacgtgtagctgtgcatgtgtgtccCTCGTCGACACCGAATTCGCGCCCTTCACCtccgcccaccccctcctcaaaacacgcacgcacatgtacACACGGTCATCGCgctctgctgttgctgctaTTTTCTCGTAGAAGCACAAATGGgctgagagggagggagatgggggcggcggcggtgcttgACTTGGATGCCACCAGGGATGATGatggtggcagcggtggtcgtagtggcagtggtggtggtggtggtgttggtggacGCAGTGGTGATGAACACCTTCTTATGGCACTCTTGATCTAGACGAACACAGAGGAGGACGAACGAGGCGAAATGATGTGGGCAAGCCCGCATTTTGGCACTGTAGACAGCGTGCGGCAGATGTGTGGGTGGGTNNNNNNNNNNNNNNNNNNNNNNNNNNNNNNNNNNNNNNNNNNNNNNNNNNNNNNNNNNNNNNNNNNNNNNNNNNNNNNNNNNNNNNNNNNNNNNNNNNNNacccaccaccgccccccctctcccttcccctcccacTGACTGCAGTCATGCAGACACTCGCCGTGCTCAGGAAAAAGTGCTGTCCCGTATCGCACAGACGTGCAGAAGCCTACGCACGAAACCTCCCTGCACACCGTACTCTGACGCTGTGCGTGCCCCTTATCCTTTTCCGCGCTTGTGCCATCCGCATGCTGCCTtctcactccctccccctacacacacgcacacacacacgcacacacgcacacacaccagagACCGTACCCTTGTAGCGTGCGACTCTCGGTGTATGTTCTAGAGCCACCTTGGCTCACCCGCAGTGCCGTCTCTCACCATCGACCTCGAAACGAGACAAGCACGTATACGCAGACAcacggtgggggggggagggggtgctgaTGGAATGGGCCGATGACGTCGTCAACCGGCCGCGACGCCCCAATGCAGGGAGTCGCCTGCAAGAACTGCTGGCGAATGGCTTGGAtgaagaagaggagaaggcgctgcgggcgctGAGCGACGCCTCCTCCGACACAAGCTTCACCCTCAGTAGTGACGAGGAGACGGTGGACGAGGTTGAGAGCGACTtcgacgccgaggaggtCGGTGGCACGctggagggggaggatgTGGAAACGGAGGCCTTAGTGCGCCGTGCAGAGcggcaggagcggcagctggagCGCCGGAAGAAGCTACAGCGCTCACAGAACTTCTCCaaggtggcggcgcgtgaTCGAGCGCAGCGACTGCAAAGCACGAAGAGGCAGGAGAAGCGACAGCGCGGTACGGACGAGGCCGACCGAGTTcctcgacagcggcagccgcgcaaAGATGGAGCCGTCCCTGAGAACGATGACGAGGacagggaggaagaggatgacgaggacggGAGCGACGACGCCATTGACCTGCGCCAGCGGGTGCGGCATCGGCCAGTCCCCACAATACCGTGCAGCCAGCGTCTagcggaggcgcacgcgcgtgccgcgGCGTTACGGGCCGCGCAGGCTGCCGCAGAAATCCCAAGGGATGGTAACGCTGAAGGCGGCAGCAttagcggcggcgccggcgtcatGCACACCCATCGGGGATTTAACGTGTTAAAGACGCGGCAACGGGctcggcgtcggcagcacaacagcagcagcactacGGGGCAGTCTGCGTGGGAAGCGAGGGTGGCGCTGTCTGCACTAGTAGAGGGCACCATGTCGGAGCCGATgccagtgtgtgtgtctccacGCATTGCACTCTACGAAGGCATCCCGCAACGAGTGGGGTACAGCAGCGGGGCGTCCGTGCTTCAGTGCTTCCGCGTCCCCACTGTCGTATCCTTTTCAACTGCACTGCCCCCAGTGCTGCAGCCCTGAAAAGGACGCACAGAACGATGGATTCGGAGCGCCCAGGCGCTCGGCatcggcccccctcccccgtaccTCTTTGTTGAGTTGCACGtgagagcgtgtgtgtgtgtgttggtgtgtgtgttcctCTCATCCACATACCCTGCCGGTACATGCGAAAACGAATGACGAGTGATGCGAAGGAAATCGATGTTTGTTTTTTCTTCCGAAAAGGGGCAGCTAGTTGGCAGGTGCTGTGACGAACACCATCCCTGGGTAGCACCGTGAAACCTGTCCACTTCTCTGGTTGTAGCGCCGCACCCCgtccaccctccccccttcaccCACCTACTCCCCTATGCATGCTACAACACGCCACACGATggcgccctctctctcttcccgtTTTCACGATAccaccctcttctcttcctcctccctctctctacccCCTTCCGTGTTTTTGATTCACCACATCCACAaacgcctcccccccccatacacacacatgcaaCCCGCTAATACACCTTCTCCTCTCAATCATCTCCCCgtgtctcccccctctccaccgtcagcagcCATTCTCGTGCAGCTTGTCACGCGCCGAATTCATccatccccctctccccaccccctctctgcgtCATCCTACTCAACAGCTTCCATACGCCGTGCAGCCTTTTTCTTCGGTTTGCCACGCCCTCGATAAGCAGTGGATCCGCATACCCTAACCGTACAAGGCAGCCATGGAGGACACCGTCGAGGCCATTGTGAACCAGCAGCGCGAGACGGAGCGAGCCGTCTTGGGCGGACAGAAAGTGCACAtccgcgtgcagcagcgcaagggcAAGAAGTTTGTGACGACGGTTCAGGGGCTTAACCAGAAGCTCAACTTCCGCCGCATCAACCGCGAGTTCCAGCGCCGCTGGGGCTGCAACGGGACTGTGATCAGCACTCCTGACGCCGGAACCGTCATCCAGCTGCAGGGCAACTGGAGCGAGAACATCAAGCAGTTCCTCTTAGACGAGCACATGGCGACAGAGAACAACCTCGAGATTCACTCTCTGTAGCAAGGGTCACGGAATGGACAAGAAACTcaagagagcaagagaaggCGCGACGGCGTCATGTCTGTCGTGGCCATCTGTGCTCTGTCGTTGGAGCTGCATACGCGCAGATGGCTCGTTATGGGCAGCTccggagggagaagggagaggggcgctGCGTGACCGTTACAGAGTGCGTGTGAGAAGgagggccgccgccccccccctccccctcggcacccatgcacgcacacacacacacatacaccacacacacacgagggcCACGCAACAGCCAGGATGGCTGCCCCTTCAATGCGTAGCCCTTTTGTGAGCGCGTGTGTCGGTTtccgaccccctcccctctttctcctccctccgcctcccttgTCCCTGTCTGCATATACACCCATCGGATGTGCGGACGGTGTGTGATTCCTGATGCGTGTCCACGAGGACCCTCACCGATAAGGTGGAATGTCTAgccacgtgtgcgtgcgtgcgtgcagcagcatGTGCGGTGAAGGTGGTTTGGGTAGGTACTCTCCTAGTGAACCCGAAATcaaggggagggaggggggatggaggGTGCGGTGACGAAggagtgtgtatgtgtctaCGGTTCTAATTAACGTAAATGGAGGAAGCGACGTACTACAAGCCTTCTCTCGCGCACCGCCGTAGCCACCGGCACACAAGTACACACAGCGAGCGActtgtctcctcctccattgTTTGCCGCGTAAgctagtgtgtgtgtgtgcgtgtgtgcgtgtgtcgatCTGGTGCGGCGAGGGGAGTAGAGAGCAGGAGAAAGCGTGCGGAGGGAGGAGTTAGAGGAACCTCCGCTCTTTCTCTTGCCTTCAGTGTGTAAAAGCAGCGAAGAAGCAAGCAGaaaagggcagcagcaccccaaCCGTCGCGgcactctctcgctcgctctctcagGATCTCTCGCACTCGCCCCTGCACACGACCCTAAGACCACAGAGacggcggtgatgacggCACAGTCGCGGCATACGTGGAGGGAGCGCGCAGAAACATGAGAAAAGCGATGAGGACGGCATCCTCTGTCATTCCaacgcagaaaaaaaaacccAATGACCAGCAggcagcgagagcagcgcgaCACAAGTGcgtgcgcccccccccggcATTCTCATGCACGTACGTGTTTAACATGCATCTCCTCACCGCTCGTCTCCCCTCATTTCTCCGAcctcaccacctccacccgtCTTGCTCTTGCTCTCGCTTTTTTGTTTCACTCCCACCCTACCCCCTCCCAAACATCATTCCCTgtgtgccacacacacacacacacgcacatgcaaaCGTACAAACACCGTCGCTGCTCACGCCCTGTCAGTCTCTtcgacctcctccctccctccccctccttggTTCGCCCTTGTCGGTTCacagccccctcccttcctcccactaccctctccacctcctcagCGCACATTCACCGCCCATAGCCctacttctctctctcttccgtatcggtgtgtctgtgcctgaGAGACGTCaagcggccgcagcagccattCGTAGCCGCAAAGAACGAGgcgatacacacacacgcacgcacacacacacacggtgtGGCGTGCACGAGAGAAGGGTTTACCGTCAAGTGGTCTCCGGAAACTGCAGCAATCAGTGAAAGCGGGGAGAAAGAACAACACACAAACAAGGACAGAcaactccctccctcctttgGGGGCGTGAGTGCGTGTCGAACACTGTGTCGTACACATCACCTCTcgactcctcctcccctcctcctcaccaacgcatgcacgcacgtgccTACATATCCTCTCTCTGTGACGGCCTGACAGTGGTACGCATTGTGCCCTCTTAGTATacactcctcccccctcccttccctttttcgttgtcggtgctgtgctgtgtatgtgtggaaGCTGAGCCAttgcctgtgcgtgtgtgcgctcgtGTATACAGATAGTCTCCTTAGGTGACGATCATAgccgttttgtgtgtgcgcgtgtgtgtacctccctccctccgaGTGTCTGTTGGCTCCGAAGCAGCGTACGAGACGTAGAAGGCAATTGTGTGATcagcatctctctctctccctcccctccctccacacacacacacacgcccacacgtccacgcacaccctcccATTGTTTGGTCGCCGTAGTCTTTTCTCGGTCTCCccgtgggtgtgggtgtgtccgTCCGGGATCACTTGTACGTCCTCTGAGCCGCATTGCTTCTTGGGAGCAGCCCGGAAAATCACCTTCTCTAGCCCACAGTGCACTGTTCCGCATCCTAAAAAGCTCATCTTCTACGCCGGTGTTTCGCACCGGCTtctacgcgcacacacacgcgtgcgcgcacgaGCACTCAAACAACTCGCGCTCTcaccctccccacacccGTCCCCGACCGCCTCTTgtcgagggagggggtgcttGGTTGGAGGCtcgacgcgcacgcagcgaCCACGCCATTACGTGAAAGTGCGCGGTCGCTCGAGAGATCCTGAAAAGGAGAAGtagaaaacaaaacaaaaagcggaggaggcgcgccaCAGTCGGTGAGCCGAGCGACAcagtgcggcagcgacaTTCACAGGTCATGTGAGCCATCATCACCGTCCGCAACGGCACTCGATCAGCGAATTTAGAGGTGAAGAGCGCTGCAGGACGCAAGGCGGGCCAACTGAGAAGTAAAACAACGGAAAGAAAGAAGCGAGGAACCTTAGCCGGCGCCATGCCCATCAACCCCGAGTACATACCCTTGCCGAAGAGCAAGGAGATGTTCGCGATTGCATCGTGGCGTGACTCTCCAGGGCTGAACACGGCGCCGCCCGCACACCCTGGCGTGTCCGGCAGCCCGCATCTTGCTTCACTGGATGCTCTGCGGAACGGCAAGGGTATGGCCGGGATGTACGCGGCGGCAACACACACCACCAATACCACGAATACAGTAGCGGCAGCTGGTGCctcgctcctcccccccgccGGCGGCACGGCGGAGGACAGCAAGGACGCTGCCAAGAGCAAGGCCCCCctggccgcggcagcaggcaagaagaagaagcgcaagCCCGGGTCGGGAGCAACGACGAGCGCGGCGAGTGCAGCAGGATCTGGCGTCCGCCCAGACGACGTGGACGACTTCTTTGTGCAcatcttcctcccctcctgcgcctcggtGCAGACGCTGGAGTTCGAGCTGCATGCGCAGACAACGCCGCTCAAGAGCATCGAGGTGGGTCTGCCCAAAATCTTGTTCCCACGCAAGCccgctggcggcgacgcgagcCTCCCCACGACCACAACGTTGGCCCCGGCAGTCGCATCCACCAAAGTCGTCTCTTCGCCTTCGTGCACGCCGGCAGTGAATCCCGCGAACAACGAGCTTAGCCTCCCGCTCATGTCCCTGCCTCCGGCGGACCTCCCAGAGCCGGCACCGAGTGAAAGCTCATGTGACGCCCCGCCGTCGGtatcggcggcagcggcggcgcacgtcaacggcgacggcaccgcctcagcggcagcggcgtcggctggACACCAAGGAGGCGAGTACCAAGTATCCCTGCTATTTGCTGAGAAGGCAGAAGCGGAGAAAACGGTCACGTtcgtgcagcgccgctggcccactgccgccgtgtCGCTCGCatcccgcagccgcagcgtaCTAAACGCCACCCTGGTGCTGAAGGGCATGCCAAACCAGGCcaagacggaggcggtgctcacAGAGATGCAGAGtctgccacacacaccttcgtatgtgcggctgctccgcagcgagcgcggcgtcTTCAAGGGGGTTGTCTTCGTCAAGTACGCAAACTGCGAGGTCGCGGAAGAGTGCAAGCTGCGACTGGAGAAGTTTGTGCTCGGCTCCCGTCCCTTGAAAGTGGAGTTcaagaagaagagcacggcggcggcgagcgcgaACGCCGCTATTACCGAGAGCAAGCGCTCTCTACAGGAGCTGGTGCGTGAACTGCGCGTAAGCGCCGAGCACGAGGGCTTCCACCTCTCTCGCACCGATgtggcgaaggaggcgctgaaggtgcTGAAGCAGCTCTGCCAGTCGTACGGGCTCTTGTTCGACATGAACGATCACCAGGTGACGGTGCGGCGAGTACTGGGGTCGaacggcaccggcagcgaaaagccgtcgccggcgctgcggccgcagTCGATGCCCCCCGCCTGGGCTCCAGCGACGCCGGCCCCGCTGCGTCCGATGGACTTCAAAGGCATCAGCCACTGGAAGGATATCCGCAGCCAAGCCTCCACCCTCGGCATAATGCGGCCGCTTGGACCAGAGGACGGCAAGCCGGCGTTCTCGGCTGGCCGTGGTCGACCTCTGTGAAGCAAGGAGAAAGATCAAGGGGAGGTGAAAGTGGGCTGCGGTAGCGCAtgagcgagcgagcgcgaATGAGAACGGAtgcagggagagaggaacaGAGACGGTGATAGTCCGAGCCTCGATCACCACAAGGCGAACAACCATTTggtccctctccctcaccccttTCCTGGTGCCCTCTCCAAGTGGATGTATCCGCGCGTGTCTGCATCCGTCTCTCTGTTGATGTCTCTCTTGTTGTGACCCCATACCCGTgacttgtgcgtgtgtgtgtgtgtgtgtgcatgtgtgtatgcgcttTTGTTTGTGTGGcttccccacacacgcacacacatgcacacacgccggATACATTAACgcgcaccgcccccccccttcccctcttctctcctcgtGTCGAGCCTCTCTCTTTTACGTTTTGTCGTGAAATTATTTTTCTACTTTGTGTTCCTCCGTAATAAAAGGGCATCATCACGCACGATGACACACACGAACTGCGGCCAACCGTAGAAGATCAGCCAGGGAAGACGGGAAAAGCAACGGTGTCCTTTGCCCCTTCCTGTCTTTTGCTCTTTCCACACATGATGTGCGTCCAgcctcccaccccccttcctccgctgccgtggctggtGCCTCTCTTGCACGCGTGCGTCAgtctcgccccccccctcctcctcctcctcatcctcctcttcccccgaACCCTTCAATGTCCTTCGCTCTCTCGgtcgctcgctctctgcctccgccgTATGCGTGCTGTTCGTGAAAGAGAGCGACGGGCAATGAAGGATGGAGCAAAGGAAAGTCtgtgtggggggtgggtgggggttagagaggcagggagggaggggggcggttCCATGAAAGCGAGGTGAATGCGGTGGAGCTAGCTCTCACCATCACGAAGGAGATagcgagaggagaggtgggCGGGGAAAGGGCTCTGTCAGCACTTTCCCTCAGGTGGAAGACGCTAACGAAGCACACCACCGTACACACAACAAAGTAACGGGAGAGGAAAGACGGCATGACGTGTTTACTGCTGCCGTACTTCGAGTTGTGAACGTGAACACGGGTGAGGGGCTtgatgtatgcgtgtatgtatgtacgtatatgtgtgtgtgtgtgtgtgtgtctccctctcgcctctcttccgcctcccACGTGCTGCTTCCAcctcccacacgcacgcacatacacacacatacatacatgcatgcatgtgcactgccaccaccatcaccttCTGTGCGTTCACGATCGAGAGGCCCCAAAATAAGAataaaaggaaaagaaaaggacgaTAAAGGGAGGCGACTCAGCAGAGCACGGATGGATGGCGACAATCAGGGGTGGATGTGgtacacatgcacacacgtgcgagGCGTTCATATTGGCGGCTGTGTTTCGCAATGCCATCAAGGGCTTGGTTGCCCACCAGTGATCtcgtgtgctctctctctgtctctgctCCTCTGATGCCACCCTGACCTGCGTCACCTCTCCTCATCTCCGTCTCTATTATGTGTACACCGTGACGTGCTCTGCCCTGCGTCCCGGCTCTCTGTGCTTCGCTGCATTCCGCCTcccgtcccccacccctccttccactctcgctccctcctccttctctaGAACCACCGACGCCAGGACACTTGTCGACGCTAAAGTGGGGAAGCGGACACTTGGCGGCGTCTTGTACTCCTATGCTGTTGTGGGGCCCCTTCTTCTCATCTGGCCCCTTATATCCCCTCTCATTGTCGTCGCATGTGGTGCGGATGGGTGCGGCGTGTTTGAATGGACAGGTTTCTTCGTACTTGTGTGATGGTACGCCGGTTGCCCGCAGGCGTCTGTTCAAAGCAGGGGCGGAGGcagcgaagagagagaacagccgcagcagcgtcatccGCGACACCAGCTAATCGCGCAGCATAATCagaggagcacacacacacacacttagCATGCCCCGAGGTCGCAGTCATGGACGTGGACGCGGCAGGGGACGGGGTCGAGGCCGACTAGGGCGTGGCAGCACTACCGGTGGTGCGAGTGGGGTGGTGCCCCTTGAGAGTGTCAGTGGCACCTCAGAGGTCTCGAAGTCAGTGAGCGCCGTTAGCGCTTCGACTGCAcctgtcgtcgtcgtcgtgccgcAGGGTCGCATGATTACTCGCTCTCTCCTacgcgccaccacctctctgCTCCTCGACAACAACAGCGATGCCGCCGGTATCCCACTAGTGCTGCCGCTCAGcggccggcgccggcgacggacggaatcggcggcggccaacGCATCCTCTTTCTCGCCTAACTCGCCTGTACCAGGGGATGGCACGCTCGGTAGCTCTGCGCTCGCCTCCACTCGCatctcctctttctcctcacccccctccGCAATGGCGGGCGACACGGTGGCCACtgccgacagcagcggcagcccccTCTCACCCCTCTCACAGCGCGTCGTCATCGGAGGCCTACTGCGGTGTGTTTGCAGTGCCTTCCTCGTGTCGCCGAGTGAGACACTGCTAGAGTGCTGCCGATGCCGCAACTGGTGCCACTCCGCCTGCGTCGGCGTCGACTACGAAgagctgcgcctgcgccaaCGGCAACGAAACTTTCTCTGCCCACTCTGCAGAAAGACGACCACGCCGGCTCCTGCGCCAACCGgttcctccagcaccgcggcagaCTCCCTACCCACCGAATCCCGCGTCttttcgccgccgccgccgccggagtCGCAGAGGCCAGCCTCCATCACGACGTCCTTGGGCGAGTCCATCAACGTCCTCCTCAGCCCAACCGCAGCGGTGGTCACAGCCGTGAATGGCCTAGCTGTTGCTCAAACGGGCGGTAGTAGTGCCACAGGATACTCTACCGCAGCCGCTACGTCGGCGCTGCCTGGGTCGCCCCCAACCTCCACAAGCGGCTCTTCTTCGTCGAGCTACCCTTTGGTGAGCCGGCAGCCTCCGGCGCCACGCCAGCTGCCGCTAAAGCTGCGCGAGGTAACGGATCAATCCCCGCCTGCGCCACTCGCCGAtgagctgcggcgcctcaTCCGCATGATCGAAAACACGGCGCATCAGCTGGGCTACAACATGCTGCACctgcccgcgcacacgctcacggagcagcaggtggctgAGTGCCTAGGGTGCTGCGCGGAGGCCATCCAAGACGCCACCTTCTCACCCGACTACCCGGCCTACTGCCTGAAAGAGGTGCAAAATCCCCGGCACCCCTACGTGCAAGGCATCGCGCTCCAGTCACAGGCCGACGGACGCATCTGCTCTCTCATCTTGTCCAGCGGCCGTGACCTCTATGGCAACCTCAAGCCCACGATCACCCAGCTCAAGAGCTCGCTACAGCGCGGCCTCCTCGAGCCGTCCGCACTGACGCCATTCATGGCGGAGTGCATGGCCATTGCGGATGTGGCCGACTTTGTGCACATCACACTAAGCGCCACACATGCCCAGCATCAGCGCAAGGGTCTCGCGCGGCTTCTGATGACGATGGAGCTACTCAAGTGGAGCCTGCGGGGCCGGCACCGCGCGTTCCTCAACATGGCCATCGAAAAGCGTCTCGtggacggcggcagccggATCGAGTATGCGTCGCCGGTCGCATCGAAGCGGCTCTACGAGTCCTTCGGGTTTGTCGAGGTCTACCCACGCTACGACCCGGTGACCAGGAAAGAACGCTGGACCGCGAAGGAAGTGGACATGGGACGCGTGATGGCCAATTTGAACTTCGTCGGTCACGTgcgtgccgtggcggaggccaTACTAGCCAAGTACAACGTCAGCGGAAGCCCCCAACGGTGACAGCGTGGGTCATGGGGGCGGGAAGGGCATGGACGAGAGCGCTTGAAGAAAGGGGTTCCATCGCAA
It contains:
- a CDS encoding putative translation factor sui1, translated to MEDTVEAIVNQQRETERAVLGGQKVHIRVQQRKGKKFVTTVQGLNQKLNFRRINREFQRRWGCNGTVISTPDAGTVIQLQGNWSENIKQFLLDEHMATENNLEIHSL